In Candidatus Methanosphaera massiliense, the following are encoded in one genomic region:
- a CDS encoding ribonuclease domain-containing protein, whose amino-acid sequence MDNKILSAIIVIIVIIISSLYGGHIADSNDTGNITGNSTVSVMEDGQYTSMEDVSAYIKKYHKLPSNYITKEEARDLGWTGGSLEPYAPGKSIGGDVFTNRQGILPRSDKKYIECDIDANNTSRGAKRIVYSTDDYRVYYTEDHYNTFTEV is encoded by the coding sequence ATGGACAACAAGATATTATCAGCAATCATAGTAATCATAGTAATAATTATTTCTTCATTATATGGAGGTCATATTGCTGATAGTAATGATACAGGAAATATAACAGGTAATAGTACTGTAAGTGTCATGGAAGACGGACAATACACTAGTATGGAGGATGTATCAGCCTACATTAAAAAATATCATAAATTACCTAGTAATTATATAACAAAAGAGGAAGCACGTGATTTAGGATGGACTGGCGGATCACTGGAGCCATATGCCCCTGGTAAAAGTATAGGTGGTGATGTATTTACTAACAGACAGGGAATACTGCCACGCAGTGATAAAAAATATATTGAATGTGATATTGATGCTAATAATACTAGTCGTGGAGCAAAAAGAATAGTATACTCTACCGATGATTACAGAGTTTATTATACAGAGGATCACTACAACACATTCACAGAGGTATAA
- a CDS encoding barstar family protein: MTEYIELDGHKIKEYSHEYLIKTLDLPDYYGRNLDALYDCLTDICEDTEIHLFNSNEVSLDLIDTFFDAACANNCLTFTND; this comes from the coding sequence TTGACAGAATATATAGAATTAGACGGACATAAAATAAAAGAATATTCACATGAATACCTAATTAAGACACTTGATTTACCAGATTATTATGGTAGAAACTTGGATGCATTATATGATTGTCTTACAGATATATGTGAAGATACAGAAATACATTTATTTAATAGTAACGAGGTATCACTTGACCTGATAGATACATTCTTTGATGCAGCATGTGCTAATAATTGTTTAACATTTACAAATGACTAA
- a CDS encoding metallophosphoesterase → MSIERNKSHRITEILVEISGLWLWASFMYLFEIILLYIIGFFIQLSLTIKTIIVLLVPLFMIIGYYVAHHNYIRGYEIYLKEKSEKLSKPVTIIHVSDIHIGSMIHKSTITELVNNINKIAEEKQKENTKVITIISGDVADGSSPILPDTFMGFKDAIMPVIFTPGNHDYYQGIDHVKKALENAGVIILDDDNLIYDDVNLNIIGLRFSFDNLDLDNSYKLPISDTMNNILIYHVPQYWDEFSKMGIELQLSGHTHGGQFFPVNYVSKLMFEYSNGLFNRQVTVKDKTYRSYLSVTEGVGAFAAPIRLGTHSEIVVLNINRVPGNRREY, encoded by the coding sequence ATGTCAATAGAACGAAATAAAAGTCATAGAATAACAGAAATACTAGTCGAAATATCGGGATTATGGCTATGGGCATCATTCATGTACTTATTTGAGATAATCCTTTTATATATAATAGGATTTTTCATACAATTATCACTGACAATTAAAACAATAATAGTACTCTTAGTACCTCTATTTATGATAATAGGATACTACGTAGCACATCATAACTACATTAGAGGATATGAAATATATCTAAAGGAAAAATCAGAAAAACTAAGTAAACCTGTGACAATAATACACGTGTCAGATATACATATAGGATCAATGATACACAAGTCTACAATAACAGAATTGGTAAATAATATTAATAAAATAGCTGAAGAAAAACAGAAAGAAAATACTAAAGTAATCACAATAATATCAGGTGACGTAGCTGATGGTTCAAGTCCAATACTTCCCGATACATTCATGGGATTTAAAGATGCGATAATGCCTGTAATATTTACGCCAGGAAACCATGATTACTATCAGGGAATAGATCATGTGAAAAAAGCATTAGAAAATGCTGGAGTAATAATACTAGATGATGATAATCTAATATATGATGATGTAAATCTTAATATCATAGGATTAAGATTCTCATTTGATAACTTAGATTTGGATAACAGCTACAAATTACCAATATCTGATACAATGAATAATATTCTCATATACCATGTTCCTCAATACTGGGATGAATTCTCAAAGATGGGAATAGAATTACAATTATCAGGTCATACACATGGAGGACAATTCTTCCCAGTAAACTATGTTTCAAAGCTTATGTTCGAATACAGCAATGGTTTATTTAACAGACAGGTAACAGTAAAAGACAAAACATATCGCTCATATTTGTCAGTTACTGAGGGAGTAGGTGCATTTGCAGCACCAATAAGACTGGGAACACATTCCGAAATAGTAGTACTTAATATAAATAGAGTACCAGGAAATCGAAGAGAGTATTAA
- a CDS encoding TetR/AcrR family transcriptional regulator produces the protein MKKTRISLPPEERKEEILNTAERLFNEKGYNNVTVTDIINEIDVVKGTFYHYFKNKEEVKNILINRYLDKEIKNMTTILNNKALTTIDKIKEMVYEIISLMHREETLMHDVKNLDGEIFIKIICERIERFKPLIRQVLDEGIKNKIFKPIYEEETLVLLLMNLAVTIPFFFYTQPLWSETHENEVIKTMTHNLELSLGITRGTFDDISDNWKNYV, from the coding sequence ATGAAAAAAACCAGAATCTCTCTACCACCAGAAGAACGTAAAGAAGAAATACTCAATACAGCAGAGAGATTATTTAATGAAAAAGGATATAACAACGTAACAGTAACAGATATCATTAATGAAATAGACGTTGTAAAAGGAACTTTTTATCATTACTTTAAAAATAAAGAAGAAGTTAAAAATATCCTTATTAATAGATATCTCGATAAAGAGATAAAGAATATGACTACAATATTAAATAATAAAGCTTTAACAACAATAGACAAAATTAAGGAAATGGTTTATGAAATAATTTCTCTTATGCATAGAGAAGAAACATTAATGCACGATGTAAAAAATCTAGATGGTGAAATATTCATAAAAATCATCTGTGAAAGAATAGAAAGATTCAAACCACTAATAAGACAAGTCTTAGATGAAGGAATAAAAAATAAAATATTCAAACCAATCTATGAAGAGGAAACCTTAGTACTGCTACTTATGAATCTAGCAGTGACAATTCCATTCTTCTTCTACACCCAACCATTATGGTCAGAAACCCATGAAAACGAAGTAATAAAAACAATGACACACAACCTGGAATTATCATTAGGAATAACAAGAGGAACATTCGATGATATATCAGATAACTGGAAAAACTATGTATAA